The following coding sequences lie in one Arachis hypogaea cultivar Tifrunner chromosome 4, arahy.Tifrunner.gnm2.J5K5, whole genome shotgun sequence genomic window:
- the LOC112797769 gene encoding wax ester synthase/diacylglycerol acyltransferase 11 isoform X1 yields MEYHEIIEEGVEPVSPVGQYFNSSALCIYIIGVIEFEVPIHGLLMQAMSLLKHVFLPINPRFSSIMVQNKKGEKRWKKVDINLKEHVRTPIFPKTLESNDKWFQDYLSRISMEELPQSKPLWEVHIVNSPTSDAHGSVIFKLHHALGDGYSLMGALLSCLQRADDPSLPLSFPTLKPSNQESKSTKGICSSFSWLLSSAFYTVADFGWSMLKSSIINDEKTPIRSGNVGVEFQPISISTMAFSIHQVSDIKSRLGVTINDVVTGIVFYGTRLYMEQMNSKSKTAESTALVLLNTRNIEGYQSINDMLNTKAKAPWGNKISFLHVPIPKLKQSRSSNPLEFIWEAHNIIKRKKQSLAVPLTSTLLEMEGKFRGQEAVAKHIYGTLSNSSAVISNLVGPLQQMALANHPVKGLYFTLAGGPESLVISIMSYMGVLRVTFKTEKDFIDEQKLKSCMQSAFQKILKAAKEISDKTR; encoded by the exons ATGGAATATCATGAAATAATAGAGGAGGGAGTAGAACCAGTTAGTCCTGTAGGACAATATTTCAACAGCTCTGCACTATGCATATACATTATTGGAGTTATAGAATTTGAAGTTCCAATTCATGGTTTGCTAATGCAGGCTATGTCTCTTCTCAAACATGTTTTTCTTCCCATCAATCCACGCTTCTCCTCCATCATG GTGCAAAacaaaaaaggagagaaaagatgGAAGAAAGTTGATATAAACTTGAAAGAACATGTGAGAACCCCAATATTCCCAAAAACACTAGAATCAAATGACAAGTGGTTTCAAGATTACTTATCAAGAATATCAATGGAGGAATTACCACAAAGCAAGCCCTTATGGGAAGTTCACATAGTGAATAGCCCTACAAGTGATGCGCATGGGagtgtgatattcaagcttcacCATGCACTTGGAGATGGCTACTCTCTAATGGGTGCACTTCTATCATGTCTTCAAAGAGCTGATGACCCTtctcttcctttgtcttttcCAACTCTCAAGCCTTCAAACCAAGAATCTAAGTCCACCAAGGGAATTTGTTCAAGCTTTTCTTGGTTGCTGTCTTCGGCATTTTACACCGTGGCAGATTTTGGATGGAGCATGTTGAAGAGTAGCATCATTAATGATGAAAAGACACCAATTAGATCTGGGAATGTTGGTGTTGAGTTTCAACCGATTTCTATATCAACCATGGCTTTCTCTATCCATCAAGTCTCGGATATCAAGTCTAGGCTTGGAGTG ACAATAAACGACGTAGTAACTGGAATAGTGTTCTATGGGACAAGATTGTATATGGAACAAATGAACTCCAAATCAAAGACAGCAGAATCCACTGCATTGGTGTTACTGAATACAAGAAACATTGAAGGATACCAATCAATCAATGATATGCTCAACACCAAAGCCAAGGCTCCTTGGGGCAACAAAATTTCCTTCCTGCATGTTCCTATTCCCAAATTAAAACAAAGTAGAAGCTCAAATCCTTTAGAGTTTATTTGGGAAGCACATAACATaatcaagagaaagaaacaaTCTTTAGCTGTTCCTCTCACCAGCACACTATTGGAAATGGAGGGTAAATTCAGAGGGCAAGAG GCAGTAGCTAAACACATTTATGGGACATTATCAAATTCAAGTGCGGTTATTTCAAACTTAGTTGGACCACTACAACAAATGGCTTTAGCTAATCATCCTGTCAAAGGCTTGTATTTTACTCTTGCTGGTGGACCTGAG AGTCTTGTCATTTCAATTATGAGTTATATGGGAGTGCTAAGAGTTACCTTCAAGACCGAAAAAGATTTTATAGATGAACAAAAATTGAAGTCATGCATGCAAAGTGCATTTCAGAAGATACTCAAAGCAGCAAAGGAAATTTCCGACAAAACCAGATAG
- the LOC112797769 gene encoding wax ester synthase/diacylglycerol acyltransferase 11 isoform X2 produces the protein MEYHEIIEEGVEPVSPVGQYFNSSALCIYIIGVIEFEVPIHGLLMQAMSLLKHVFLPINPRFSSIMVQNKKGEKRWKKVDINLKEHVRTPIFPKTLESNDKWFQDYLSRISMEELPQSKPLWEVHIVNSPTSDAHGSVIFKLHHALGDGYSLMGALLSCLQRADDPSLPLSFPTLKPSNQESKSTKGICSSFSWLLSSAFYTVADFGWSMLKSSIINDEKTPIRSGNVGVEFQPISISTMAFSIHQVSDIKSRLGVTINDVVTGIVFYGTRLYMEQMNSKSKTAESTALVLLNTRNIEGYQSINDMLNTKAKAPWGNKISFLHVPIPKLKQSRSSNPLEFIWEAHNIIKRKKQSLAVPLTSTLLEMEGKFRGQERQRTTTQTRKFKLWRPQKHEILFIFFYYFCCSEKFK, from the exons ATGGAATATCATGAAATAATAGAGGAGGGAGTAGAACCAGTTAGTCCTGTAGGACAATATTTCAACAGCTCTGCACTATGCATATACATTATTGGAGTTATAGAATTTGAAGTTCCAATTCATGGTTTGCTAATGCAGGCTATGTCTCTTCTCAAACATGTTTTTCTTCCCATCAATCCACGCTTCTCCTCCATCATG GTGCAAAacaaaaaaggagagaaaagatgGAAGAAAGTTGATATAAACTTGAAAGAACATGTGAGAACCCCAATATTCCCAAAAACACTAGAATCAAATGACAAGTGGTTTCAAGATTACTTATCAAGAATATCAATGGAGGAATTACCACAAAGCAAGCCCTTATGGGAAGTTCACATAGTGAATAGCCCTACAAGTGATGCGCATGGGagtgtgatattcaagcttcacCATGCACTTGGAGATGGCTACTCTCTAATGGGTGCACTTCTATCATGTCTTCAAAGAGCTGATGACCCTtctcttcctttgtcttttcCAACTCTCAAGCCTTCAAACCAAGAATCTAAGTCCACCAAGGGAATTTGTTCAAGCTTTTCTTGGTTGCTGTCTTCGGCATTTTACACCGTGGCAGATTTTGGATGGAGCATGTTGAAGAGTAGCATCATTAATGATGAAAAGACACCAATTAGATCTGGGAATGTTGGTGTTGAGTTTCAACCGATTTCTATATCAACCATGGCTTTCTCTATCCATCAAGTCTCGGATATCAAGTCTAGGCTTGGAGTG ACAATAAACGACGTAGTAACTGGAATAGTGTTCTATGGGACAAGATTGTATATGGAACAAATGAACTCCAAATCAAAGACAGCAGAATCCACTGCATTGGTGTTACTGAATACAAGAAACATTGAAGGATACCAATCAATCAATGATATGCTCAACACCAAAGCCAAGGCTCCTTGGGGCAACAAAATTTCCTTCCTGCATGTTCCTATTCCCAAATTAAAACAAAGTAGAAGCTCAAATCCTTTAGAGTTTATTTGGGAAGCACATAACATaatcaagagaaagaaacaaTCTTTAGCTGTTCCTCTCACCAGCACACTATTGGAAATGGAGGGTAAATTCAGAGGGCAAGAG AGACAAAGAACAACAACACAAACAAGAAAATTCAAACTATGGAGACCTCAGAAGCATGAaattctcttcatcttcttctactacttctgcTGCTCAGAGAAATTCAAGTAA